One window of Nymphaea colorata isolate Beijing-Zhang1983 chromosome 1, ASM883128v2, whole genome shotgun sequence genomic DNA carries:
- the LOC116245769 gene encoding uncharacterized protein LOC116245769 — MPMVKFFSNKADLSSSFKKTQVSCEVFFAKCRKGRKIKEREKVFSLEQLPHHMPALKSLMVWACDSLKALVNMPALESLEVSYCNGLEHSHDMPALKSLMVRRCDRLKTLADMPALESLWVEFCDSLEQLPHYMPALESLKVEFCDSQEQLPHDMPALKSLIVCRPISLKALVNIPLLEELLVEYLPNWEGWRAGGSGETTLTSMPRLREANFMNCRKMQTEGLLECQATRVQKLSVWKCPSARLA; from the coding sequence ATGCCAATGGTGAAATTCTTCTCCAATAAAGCTGATTTGTCGTCAAGTTTCAAGAAAACACAAGTTTCTTGTGAAGTCTTTTTTGCAAAatgcagaaaaggaagaaagataaaagagagggaaaaagtcttcagcctagagcaattgcctcatcacatgcctgctctcaagtcattgaTGGTGTGGGCATGTGATAGCctaaaggctcttgttaacatgcctgccttggagtcgttggaggtgAGTTATTGTAATGGCCTAGAGCATTCAcatgacatgcctgctctcaagtcattgatggtgcggagatgtgataggctgaagactctagctgacatgcctgccttggagtcttTGTGggtagaattttgtgacagcctagagcaattacctcattacatgcctgccttggagtcattgaaGGTAGAATTTTGTGATAGCCAAGAGCAATTACCTcatgacatgcctgctctcaagtcgttaATTGTATGCCGACCTATTAGCCtgaaggctcttgttaacattcctttacttgaggagttgtTGGTGGAATATTTGCCCAACTGGGAGGGGTGGCGAGCAGGTGGATCAGGCgaaacaacattgacttctatgccaaggttaagagaggcgaattttatgaattgtcgaaagatgcagacagaaggcttgcttgaatGTCAAGCGAC